In the genome of Raphanus sativus cultivar WK10039 chromosome 9, ASM80110v3, whole genome shotgun sequence, the window aaatggagaagaaagaagacgAAGCTCTTCACGTAGCCATGTTCCCATGGCTAGCTATGGGgcatcttcttccttttctcaATATCTCAAAGTTACTTGCTCAAAAGGGTCACAAAGTCTCCTTCATATCAACACCAAGAAACATCGAGAGACTTCCCAAACTACCACCAGATCTCTCTTCCTCCATAACCTtcgtctctcttcctctctctccttctcccaACTTACCTCCTTCCTCAGAATCCTCCATGGACGTACCATACATCAACCAACAGTCTCTCAAATCCGCCTTCGATCTCCTTCAGCCACCAGTAACAGAGTTTCTCCGAAGATCATCTCCGGATTGGATCATATATGACTACACTTCTCACTGGCTTCCTCCGGTCGCAACAGAGCTTGGAATCAAGAAAGCTTTCTTTAGCCTCTTTAACGCTTCAGCTCTCTGTTTCATGGGACCGCCTTCGTCGCTCATAGAGGACGCTAGAACTACGCCGGATGATTTCACGGTGGTTCCGCCGTGGATCCCGTTTGAATCAGATATCGTCTTTCGTTACCATGAGGTTGCAAGGTACGTTGAGAAGACGGAGGAAGATGTAACCGGAATCTctgattcggttcggttcggttactCGATTGGTGAGAGCGATGCTGTTTTCGTACGTAGCTGTCCGAAATTTGAACCGGAGTGGTTTGGTTTACTACGAGATTTGTATCAAAAACCGGTCTTTCCGACCGGTTTTCTCCCTCCACCGGTTAGCGAAAACCATGGAGACGATGGTGATGCTACATGGGTTTGTATAAAGGAGTGGCTCGACAAGCAACGAGTTAACTCGGTAGTGTACGTGTCTTTAGGTACTGAAGCGAGTCTTCCTCGAGAGGAACTCGCTGAGCTGGCTCTTGGGTTGGAGAAGTCAAAAGTGCCTTTCTTTTGGGCTCTAAGGAACGAGCCGACTCGGTCGGAGCCATTGATTCCGGACGGGTTCGAGGAAAGAGTCGGGGGACGAGGTATGGTTCATGTTGGTTGGGTTCCACAGGTGAAAATAATGAGTCACGAGTCAGTGGGTGGGTTCTTGACGCATTGTGGTTGGAACTCGGTGGTGGAAGGGTTAGGGCTCGGACGAGTTCCTATCTTTCTTCCGGTGTTGAATGAGCAAGGACTGAATACGAGGTTGCTGCGGGGAAAGGGTATTGGTGTTGAGGTTCCAAGAAATGAGAGAGATGGAACGTTTGATTCTGACTCAGTGGCTGACTCGGTTAGACTGGTGATGGTCGATGATGCAGGAGACTTGAAAAGAACAAAGGCAAAGATGATGaaaggtttgtttggaaacaaggacgAGAACATTCGTTATGTCAATGAACTTATAGAGTATATGAAAAGTAAAGGATCATCTCATGTTGGATGAAATTATGTTTGTATTGCAAGATTTATCTGAATATTAGCAGCTTTTCTTACTTCTTGTATTATTCATGATGTAGGAATAAGCATAGAAAATGTTTGGTATTGGCATTTAGATCCTTGGGTTGGGCCGTTGGGGGTTTGAATCAGATCTTTTCTGGTTTGAGTTTTTCCGTTCTTAAATATTTGGACACAATTAAGTATTTGAAGTAAGTGGGTTACATTAAGAGTCTTTTCGGATCTGAAAGACCAACCCgtaaacaaaacaaaggaaAGAGTAATCGGTACATCGAGTAAGCTAAAAGCATAAAGCTATAAGCTAGGGTTATTAAAAATTGAGTCTACTAATACTTGATCGGTCTAGGGTTGGGTTTGGTCGGGTCTTTCACGACAAGACTCAATAGGGTAAAATGAAGTTAGCCTTACTCGATCGAACCTATTTTTTCGAGTTAGTCCGGATTATCCGATCCAGATAAAATACCCAGACCTAGAAAgtgtaataaacaaaaataatcctTGAAGATTTTCCTTCAAGTTTCTTCTTCCACGCACCAAGCCCAATTCGTCTAACTCTTTCTCAACGATCTTATTCTGAAAATGTTAGAGATCAAATCAATCGTTAACAAAGTTGTTCTTATTTCACAGGATTGTTTTCTATAGAACTAGTAACTAGTTGTTAACTTGGTTGTATCGCTGGtcagaaaaaaaattggttgtGTGATGTTCCAATCactatatttgttattattcaATTATATAGTTGTTGAAACAATTCCCATCATCTTGGATGTGTTCTCCTGCCAGTCGTGTTTTAGAAACGTCAAATAACAGAAACCCtactatatatattcaaattaaaGTATACCTTCGATCTTCTCCCGtgaatattattaacttttctTAAAAGTATACATCCCtctgatataaaaaaaaaaaaagtatacatCCAAAAGAAAATTCCAGAAGTTGTTATTAACCATTAATAACCGGAAGTTGTTAATGGTTAAAAAGAATGATAAAATAGTTAagtacagtgaaacctctataaattaaaacatcgggactataattttttattaatttatagagatattaatttatcgatatactaattgaaccaaaaactcattttgaaactatgaaattatattaatttatagaaattatattaatttatcgagatactattaatttatgaaattatattaatttatagagatattaatttatagattattaactTATGGAGGTTATACTGTAAATCTTAGAACTTTTTTCGGTAAAAGTAAATCTTAGAagagtaattcttgggttcaccaaTCAATCATATTGTTTCATtttgtatacatattttttttgaaaagaataaaaattaatattattaacaccatctatactaaatcctaaatcgtAAACTAAAACCTAAAcgctaaacactaaactctaaactcttaggtaacctctaaatccttgggtaaaccctaaactcttagataaaacctaaactctagaataaatcttaaactcatgttctaaacactaaacactaaatgaataaaattttagataaatcctaaacctttgggtagatctaaaaatttaggatttactatttatggtttagtgtttaggactTGGggttaagatttatccaagagtttagggtttatccaagggtttaggggttacctaagaatttaggatttagtgtttagagtttagagtttagtttgtgatttaggatttagtgtagACGgggttaataatattaattttctttttttttgaactattttttttttaaagtaaatgctaaatatcttgtttttcttttaaaaaaaatttgcatacaaaataaaataatataattggttggtgaacctttaagTTCACCCTAGGGGTGACAAGTATTTATCTTAGAGAAatcatatattttgaattttaagctgaatcaaaatttataaattttcaaatattttaggtctaactaggggtgggcatttcggtttaatttcgggttcggtttgggttcggtttggtttgggtaatttgggttttataaaactcaaaccaattaaaaccaaagtagctctggtttgggttcggtttgggtttaattcggttcggttcagttcggtttggtttagatttagttcggtttacattattatggtctagtttggttcggtgtagttcgggttggttataaaatataaaggcATCAGCTTTatgcttttattaaaaaataatcaactcataaacgatagagtgagaatataaaaatttatgttacatgattttatatataatagtattatttgaatcgtatttatgattttttttaaagatatgtaagttatgaaaaaatgaaaaacgaaactttaactaaaatttacaatatattaatacatatatatatatcatatatatttttactatatatattggattatcggtttggttcgatttggttcggtttaaacccaaaccaaaccaaaccattcgggttgagtaaaacatgaaccaattgggttacataaagaacacggtttggtttggtttggtttaacttcggtttggttggttcggttcggttcggtttgggttttttgcccacccctaggTCTAACATAATTGATTTCAACTTATACAACCAATAACAcccttttatttatatattatttatcttGTCTTTAGATATAAATATGAGTAGCTTCATGAACAACACAAGATTTGAAATATTGTActgaaatatttaattgaataactataaatttcatattttaatgaaaatatgaaTACAAGAACCAATaacattagattttaaaaatatttttaatatcaatttCTCACTAAcactatattataaaaaatatagaaacttaattttaaattcACTATCCGATAACAACTTGTACGTgtcttttactttttcttttgtaaaaccttttttgaatattttttctttatttgttatttttagaaaaaatctTCTCTCTCAACCATCACCAAGAAATCGTCATCTTCATCAAATCCTCACCGTCCCAACTACCTAGatcctctgttttcttttcttcttcttcttcttctactcaCAGCTTAGAGAAACACTAAGTAaggatcaaaatttttaattcaaTGGACTTAGAGCATCAAGAAGCCTTTCTTCCGCCTCCATCACATTAGAAACATCTcctaatatgaaaaatattagagaCAACAGTAATTGAAAGGAATCTTaaacaacatataaaataaatgactTCATTTACTTATCACCAATTAATTTTAGATTGTTATTTCATCTAACTTAACATAATATCAGAGTCCGATTCATACAGTCTAACTTGATTCACATTGATCTGATCCAAAGTTAGTCCATcaaattttttcaaatatttccgAGATTGACTTTCAGAGAGGcaaactaaacataaaatttggttGAAAACTCATCTAACTTAACAAAGAAAACATTTCCATAGGTCTGATATATCCAACCTATGTAAAGCATGTTTTCTGCAGTTATTACATATTGTTCAGAAACATTGCAAAACATGTAAAgcatcattttggagtaaaatcctctcTAACCCCATTCTattttcaactccaaaatggagcaatggctagggttactccatttatggagtaatcttacacattactccattttggagttgaactttttttatttatgaaatggtcctttaaacttttaatctttttatttcttacttaaataatattttaaaataatagaataacataaaaacaagatattttattatttaataatttgatacaaaatacataacataatttaaaaacataaataatataaaataaaaataacataaaacaaGTGATTTAATAATCTGGCAAATCGTTTGTGGATCCGTTAAGACCGGTGAAGTATTGCCCAAACggagaagattgagaaagagCTTGTTGATCTTGTGACTCAGCAAGAttttacatgtatatttttacaCAACATGATAATTGAGGATGAGTGTGAACTCGATGCACCAATTGAAGTTGGAAGAGAAGCTCTACTTCCAGAGATCGAAACTATAGAAGATGAAAATGTccgatttcaaaattttcttgcTCGATGtaggaatatcaaagataaagaacctcatttttcattacgaaatgcattagttgatcatttgtggggaaaatattctaatgctcattattaaaccaatttatatattatgtttattctatttttatgatttcttgtaccttttaataataagtatttaatttaaataaaatatattttaaggcatttttgcaaatataaaatagttggggttaattggtaaacttttataagtataagatattattaacaattattaactatttttggagtaaaaaaatggagtaatacattggagtaaaaccttactccattttagagttgcaccattttggagtaaaatttggagtaatacattggagatgctctaagagcaACAGTCCTTAAACTAGCGAACAAGTaatatcttcttctcttgaaataaaatatgattagtTCTCTTTTATGCAGAAAACTTGTGTAACAATCTATATGGGGATTAGCATTGACGAAGAAACTAATATACGTATTTTCCCGGAAACTTGTTCGCTTGGATAAACTCATTGTCATATATTGAACATAATATTACAGTGTTGTGCATCTGATTTGTAGTTTAATATCTCAGTGTACCATAATATGATATTATCTCTGGACTGTGGTAAAATTAGTAGATTTCTTTTACTTTTCATATTGATGTGGTTAGTTCTTGATTGTctctttttttctaattttctggtattttaatattatgaagGAAGCTTTCATCATAATCTAGATGATTCTCTGCACACAATATTACATACATAAATAGTATAGATCCAATCTTTCTCTGCACACATTATTTATATTACACCTGCGAAGCAAGCACGTACCACTATGAAAGAGGctaatccaaaaaaatatccGAAGCCAAGCCCCACAACGATTGTTCTGTTTAACTCCTCTTCATCTTGGGTTTCACCTGTAGCAGTTGTCTGAGTTGGACTTATGCAAGGGTTCAGCCGTATACCACCACACAACAAAGCGTTCCCTTCAAAATACTCTTTCAGAAAAGTGTCAAACTGACCTCCCGTAGGTACTGGCCCCTCAAGATTGTTGAAAGCCACATTGAAGTAAGACATGAAATGGAGGAGCTTCAGCGACCAAGGGATTCTACCAGTTAGATTATTTTTAGATAAGTCCAGCCTCTCTAACCTTGTGAGGTTAGACAACTCATCTGGAATACCTCCAGATAAAGAATTAAAAGAAAGATCCAGAATTTGAATAGCCTTTAACTTCCCAACCTCTACTGGTATATTTCCAGTTAGGTTATTCCTGCTGATGTAAATGGCAGGTGGGAGGCTGGACATATGATTGTATTGCTGTTTATATGTGACGCTGCTAGGTGATACATAAACAGGAAGTTCTAAAGAGTTCCGATTTGTTTCATCATGGGACTTCTGAGACATCAGAGCCTTCAGATGAAAAATATCCTTTGAAAGTTGTCCTGAAAGCTGGTTGTCTGAAAGTTCGAGGTAGAAAAGGTTGGGAAGAGTTCCCACCCATCCAGGAATTGGACCTACTAGTTGGTTCACTGACAAGTCCAATACTTCTAAGCTCTTGAGGTTGATCAGCCAAGAAGGTATTTCACCTTTCAATCCACATCCACCAATGCCAAGGATTTTGAGTTTAGGGAATCCATCTTGAGATATTAAGTCTTTGTTGCTTGGAAACGTTTCATTATAAAAGTTAAGTGCTAACAGGAGAGTGGACAACTTCTTGCATCTCTGTAACGTTCCTTAGTTTATTGTCAGAAAGAGACAGGAATGATAAGGACTCAAGTTTCAGTACTTG includes:
- the LOC108828216 gene encoding UDP-glycosyltransferase 91C1 — encoded protein: MQRLTKMEKKEDEALHVAMFPWLAMGHLLPFLNISKLLAQKGHKVSFISTPRNIERLPKLPPDLSSSITFVSLPLSPSPNLPPSSESSMDVPYINQQSLKSAFDLLQPPVTEFLRRSSPDWIIYDYTSHWLPPVATELGIKKAFFSLFNASALCFMGPPSSLIEDARTTPDDFTVVPPWIPFESDIVFRYHEVARYVEKTEEDVTGISDSVRFGYSIGESDAVFVRSCPKFEPEWFGLLRDLYQKPVFPTGFLPPPVSENHGDDGDATWVCIKEWLDKQRVNSVVYVSLGTEASLPREELAELALGLEKSKVPFFWALRNEPTRSEPLIPDGFEERVGGRGMVHVGWVPQVKIMSHESVGGFLTHCGWNSVVEGLGLGRVPIFLPVLNEQGLNTRLLRGKGIGVEVPRNERDGTFDSDSVADSVRLVMVDDAGDLKRTKAKMMKGLFGNKDENIRYVNELIEYMKSKGSSHVG